The genomic DNA CCAAGAACTTCAGCCAATTCTATGTTCAACTTGAAACCAGCTGGAACACCCATCAACCACACAGAACCTGACCTCAACAACTCATTTGTTAAATTACTGGCAATATTTGAAACCCATGAGCAGACAGATTCTGCGTGAAATAAGAGTGCCAAGCCAATCAAATCTCCCAAAAGGATATCAACAACCAAACTTGACCACAAGGAATGCTTATGTAATGCAACTCTTTCTGCACATTCCACACTTGTTTGAGACctagtaaaaaaattatattatatatgaggATAATGAGGGGACTTCAATATGGACTGAGATTTGAAATATCACTAAATGAATTCACTATATTCTACAAAATTGTCACCTGAGGTCATTGTCCTGAAGGAAGATTGGCCAATATAAGATCTGACAAGAACGAATTCGGAAATTTATCCAGGTATTGCTAAACGCCTTTGCTGATGCAGAGTATACCCATGATTgtgattcaaaattcaaaaagctATGGAAAAACcgaataaaaatgtaaaaaagagTAGATAATGATGCCAATGACATGGCCAATATATGCCACATGAAGGTACAAAACCTGCAAAGCCACATAGTGGTATATCAGAAAATGCAGAGATATACATGGAAAAAGCATGTGGTAAATCATGTTAAGAGTGAGATTACATGGAAATTATGGGAATATTTGCAGAGGATTGTTTGAAGCTATCATGTCTCTCAAAATATTTCTGAGATGCACTAGCACTGTTGATCGCCAAAACAACTGTATCCtgctttcaaaattttaaaattaagaatatatatatatagagaaacTGTCCTAACTCCACAAGAAGGTACTCGTGAACTATTTTTACCATGTCATTTAAAGGTTGCTTTTGTTGAAGCTCATCAACCCACTGAGGCTTCTTAGGTGAAGCTTTCCCATGCTCAGAAGAATTCCAGTATCGCAATGATAAATGGTGAGCACCGTATGTTGGAGTTTCGTATAATATAACCTAAACTTGTTCAGACAAAGAGCCATGGATTAATCACCGTTGACAAATACAACTCAAATGATAAACCAAACAGTAGAAGCAATCTGAATTTCGTACATGGACATCACATTGAGACACTATCTCCTTCTTCCAATGAAGACGGTGCAATTTAGGAACCCAATGTATTCCCCTGGCTTGAAGACGAAGAGAATCATAGGCCAGCTCGATCCAGTAATTACTTTCCATAGACACCTGTCTACACTGGCCtaaaaacccatcatttttaaGGCAACCACATCTCCATTGTCCATAGCATTCGCAAACTCCATCTACACCGTGAGTGCAGGTTTTTCTCAGATCATCCTCTTCTACTCCATTTTGACCATAGTTAATACAAGCTCCATACTGACCCaacaaagaaaattttgatttatCTTGAAGAGATACATGCATATTTCCATTGATAGAATGGAGGATCTCCTGTTTAcaagaaaaaaaaatccaaacATTTTTAAATGAACTCCCAATAATTAAAACCATGCCCAAATGCCAAACAAGCTCAGCAAGATTACTGTTCCAGAACACAATAATAAATTTCTTTAATTTCAAAGTACCGTTATCCTAAGCAATTATAATCATACAATAACTTctaaaaaaatgggaaaaaagtACTTTATCTAAGCTTTACAAACTCAGCGAAAAATAACTTCAAAAACACAACAACTAATATTCGTTTCTTAAAATGTCTAAGTGCCATTTTCCCTAAGCAGTTTCAATTCATAAAAACTGTTATAGAAAATGAAAATCAGAATTAGTGCATTACCTGGAGACAAGATTGCAGATTCGAAGAAGACTCCCGATTGGAAGCGAAAGCGACGACAATGTCAAGAGAATCTGAAGAACAAGTGACGAACCAACCAAACAGAAATTTACAGCAAGATGGTTGGGTTGAAGATAGCTGCTTTGGCCACCAAATCCGACACTTTCTTCTCATTTTTTGATCGCTTTCTCCCTTTTTTCACCTCATTTTTCACCTGAATTTTTTTCCTGAAATTCCAATGCTTTTTTTACTCTAAAACCCTTCAACAAATTTTATAACCACTTTAAAGATTAAACTGTTAATTCCATCCATTTCAGTTCCTTTCCTTcagttttcctttttttttcctgcTTGATTGAAAccctatttcttcttcttttttaatataaattaaaaaatcgatacttcaaaaataaaataaaaataaaagatggtgaaataatatattttttgataaataaaaaagTGCCAAAAAATATAATCATCAAAATCAATTATTCTATTTGTTTAATTCAATTATATCAATCTTAGTTTAAAAGTGAACTTTTAACTTTAATAGAGtaataaaatttcagttaaaacTGAATTAATTAATCAAATCGAATTAATTCAGTTAATCGGTCGGTTACTCAATCTAATTCGATCGAAAAtcgattaatattttttaaaagtttgattattgattaattcgatttgaaatcgAGTAATTAACCGGATTAACTAAACTTTCAACAAATCAATATTATTACCAATTtggttaattttgattaattcagttaattttaatttgattaattcggTTAGATGAACATTATTGATTTCTTTTTAATATGTTTCatacttgttttaacaaaaatatataaaaatattagttaaaaCCAAAATAGTTCGGTTCGGT from Gossypium arboreum isolate Shixiya-1 chromosome 9, ASM2569848v2, whole genome shotgun sequence includes the following:
- the LOC108454382 gene encoding N-acetylglucosaminyl-phosphatidylinositol biosynthetic protein gpi1; this encodes MRRKCRIWWPKQLSSTQPSCCKFLFGWFVTCSSDSLDIVVAFASNRESSSNLQSCLQEILHSINGNMHVSLQDKSKFSLLGQYGACINYGQNGVEEDDLRKTCTHGVDGVCECYGQWRCGCLKNDGFLGQCRQVSMESNYWIELAYDSLRLQARGIHWVPKLHRLHWKKEIVSQCDVHVILYETPTYGAHHLSLRYWNSSEHGKASPKKPQWVDELQQKQPLNDMDTVVLAINSASASQKYFERHDSFKQSSANIPIISMFCTFMWHILAMSLASLSTLFYIFIRFFHSFLNFESQSWVYSASAKAFSNTWINFRIRSCQILYWPIFLQDNDLRSQTSVECAERVALHKHSLWSSLVVDILLGDLIGLALLFHAESVCSWVSNIASNLTNELLRSGSVWLMGVPAGFKLNIELAEVLGMVSLNTIQIWSTLWIFVGSLFIYFIKGLAILAILFGVTIPAALVIDMIVIVTLHVSTLHWLISILYSQQLHALAALWRIFRGRKWNPLRQRLDSFDYTVKQHVVGSLLFTPLLLLLPTTSVFYIFFSIMNTAVSLSCMFIEVIISVIHATPYIKIALRLIKPRRFPLGIWFEIIACHNNSSHSPWSAYIDKNSLPVDEAPRKEDIDRMVSSVLISILHSNYWSIGQMVLPHYRKAFSGVSGSYIATSVFGLLSGNKVASTLGATLPSTMPWLCIPYNEYWCLCRNSILACMVDCNYYRCHDSRPPSFGLT